AAACCGGAAATTTCGGCTTTATCGGCGGTATGGAAATCCCTGCAGTACAAAAATTTAACTGGGGATGGCAGCAAGGTATTAAATATGCAAACGAAAACCTTGGTACCCAAATTGAAATCTATCCTGAAAACTTCATATATCAGGGCGGATTTTCCGACATTGCTGCAGGGCAGCAGCTTGCAGCTTCTATGTATGACAGAGGCGTTACCGTAATCCATGCTGCAGCCGGAGGTGTTGGTGTAGGCGTTATAAATGAAGCTAAAACCAGAACTCAGGCAGGAAAAAAAGTTTGGGTAGTAGGTGTTGACGTTGATCAATACGCAGAAGGTGTCATAGGAGACGGTTCTTCTATAATTCTTACATCTGCAATGAAGTATCTTGACAAGGCTTCTTATGATATGATTAAAGAAGAATTGAACGGAACATTCACCGGCGGACGCTCATTACTGTTCTCTGTAAAAGAAAACGGTGTAGGAATCCCTGCTAAAAATCCTAACCTTTCCGATGATGTACAGCAAAAAGTAAACGAAATTTATCAAAAAATAAAGAACGGCGAGATTGTAGTAAGTGCAGCTCAAGGTGATTTATTTAAATAAAACTTAAAGAAGTTTATAAAGTCCTCTTTCTAAAGAAAGATCTTTTCTAAGGAAAGTGCCTTTCTAAGGAAAGAGGGCCGTTTCTTATTTTTTGAGGAGTTCAAATTGTCCCATTCTGATTATGTGATTGAAATGAGAAATATCCGCAAGGAATTTCCCGGAATCGTGGCAAACGATGATATAAGCCTGTGCGTTAAACAGGGAGAGATACATGCGATTTTGGGAGAAAACGGAGCGGGGAAATCTACCCTGATGAGTATCCTCTTCGGTCTTTACCATGCCGATAGAGGAGAAATCTATGTAAAGGGAAACAAGGTAAAAATAAACAGCCCCAACGATGCAAATGATCTGGGGATAGGAATGGTGCATCAGCATTTTAAGCTCATCCATAATTTTACCGTAACCGAAAATATTATTTTGGGTAAAGAAGGCGGTTTTATCCTAAACAAAAAAGAAGCCGAAAAAAGGATAAAAGAGTTAAGCGATAAATACGGTCTTTTTATTGAACCTGATGCTCTTATAAGCAATATCACTGTCGGCATGCAGCAAAGGGTTGAAATATTAAAAATGCTTTACAGGAATGCCGACATCCTAATCTTCGATGAACCTACGGCAGTTTTAACTCCTCAAGAAATAAACGAACTTATGCAGATTATGCGGAACCTTGCCGCAGAAGGTAAGGCCATAATTCTTATTACCCATAAATTACAGGAAATTTTGGATGCAGCCGACAAGTGTACGATTATACGGCGTGGAAAACTAATAGATGTTGTCGATGTGGCTTCTACAACCAAAAATGAACTTGCCTCCAAAATGGTAGGCCGTCCCGTAGACTTTAAGGTTCCGAAAGGGCCTTCAAATCCGGGAAAGCCGATTCTTGAAATTAAAAACTTAAACGTATTAAAAGAAAAAAAACTGCCTGCCGTAAGAGATTTTTCTCTTGAGGTTAGGGCAGGAGAAATCGTAGGCATAGCCGGTGTAGACGGAAACGGTCAAAGTGAACTTGTTTATGCCCTTTCAGGGCTCATGCCGGTCGAGTCCGGCAGTATACTTTTAGACGGAAAAGACATTACAAACTTTTCCGTAAGAAAAAGAGCCGAATCGGGCTTAGGCCATGTACCGGAAGACAGACAAAAACACGGCCTTGTATTACAGTATTCTATTGCCGAAAACATGGTCATAAAATCCTATTACACACAAAACTTCCAAAAACACGGCTTTTTAAATAAAGAAAAAATAAAAAGCTTTGCCCAAAAAATCAGCGAAGCCTTCGATGTCCGCTCCGGTTCAGGAATAGAATCCAAGGCAGGGGATTTGAGCGGAGGTAATCAGCAAAAGGCGATTTTGGGCAGGGAAATTACCCTTGATCCGCCTCTTTTAATAGCGGTAAACCCTACGAGAGGACTTGATGTAGGAGCTATAGAATCTATCCACAAGGAACTCGTAAAGCACAGGGATAACGGAAGAGCTGTTCTTTTAATTTCTTTTGAACTTGACGAAATATTTAACCTTTCAGATAGGATAGCAGTCATGCACAGGGGTTCTTTAAGCGGAATTGTACGCCCCGAAGAAACTACTGCCGAAGAAGTAGGGCTTATGATGGCCGGCATGGGAGGAAAAAATGAGTAAGCTTAAAATACGATTTAAAGACTTTAACATAGCCGAAAACAATTTTATTATCAGTTTTTCCGCTGTTTTACTCGGCCTTATTGCCGGTGCCGTTTTTATAGCTATTTCGGGAACAAATCCGTTTTCGGCCTTTTCCTACCTTTTCCGGGGCGGCCTAATGAATATAGAACGTATAGGAAACACTCTTGCAACGGCTACGATTCTTTTGTTTGTAGGCCTTTCGGTCAGCTTTGCTTTTAAAACAGGGCTTTTTAATATCGGTGCTTCGGGACAGATGCTCATTGGAGGTCTTTTTGCGACCTTTATAGCCTTAAACAGCTCAATGCCGCGCCCTGTTTTGTTGCTTGTTTTAATAATAGCTGCAATGATAGGGGGAGCCATTTGGGCGGCTTTGCCCGGTCTTTTAAAAGCCGTATTCAATGTACATGAGGTTGTTTCTACTATAATGATGAACTGGATAGCTTATTGGATAGTTTATTATTCGGTTCAAGCTTATCTAAAGACCGAATTTATTGAGACCGAAAGCCGCTCCATTGCTGTAGAACACACTTTGAGGGCAGAATGGCTGAGTAATCTCTTCGGAAGCGAGTATATAAATTACGGTATATTTTTAGGTATTTTAGGAATTATTCTTGTAAAAATAATATTGGATAAAACGACTCTG
The DNA window shown above is from Treponema denticola and carries:
- a CDS encoding BMP family lipoprotein encodes the protein MKNIFKIFIGCLLVLGVLTSCSKEEGKKALMVGMVTDAGTIDDKSFNQGTWEGIKKAESELGVKVKYLKPVGTTEADYIKEISNLYDSGYKFIVCPGFKFETAVFKAQSKYKDAKFIIIDGNAHPADAYDAQNGPNTIGISFLENEAGFLAGVAAALQQKTGNFGFIGGMEIPAVQKFNWGWQQGIKYANENLGTQIEIYPENFIYQGGFSDIAAGQQLAASMYDRGVTVIHAAAGGVGVGVINEAKTRTQAGKKVWVVGVDVDQYAEGVIGDGSSIILTSAMKYLDKASYDMIKEELNGTFTGGRSLLFSVKENGVGIPAKNPNLSDDVQQKVNEIYQKIKNGEIVVSAAQGDLFK
- a CDS encoding ABC transporter ATP-binding protein, whose product is MSHSDYVIEMRNIRKEFPGIVANDDISLCVKQGEIHAILGENGAGKSTLMSILFGLYHADRGEIYVKGNKVKINSPNDANDLGIGMVHQHFKLIHNFTVTENIILGKEGGFILNKKEAEKRIKELSDKYGLFIEPDALISNITVGMQQRVEILKMLYRNADILIFDEPTAVLTPQEINELMQIMRNLAAEGKAIILITHKLQEILDAADKCTIIRRGKLIDVVDVASTTKNELASKMVGRPVDFKVPKGPSNPGKPILEIKNLNVLKEKKLPAVRDFSLEVRAGEIVGIAGVDGNGQSELVYALSGLMPVESGSILLDGKDITNFSVRKRAESGLGHVPEDRQKHGLVLQYSIAENMVIKSYYTQNFQKHGFLNKEKIKSFAQKISEAFDVRSGSGIESKAGDLSGGNQQKAILGREITLDPPLLIAVNPTRGLDVGAIESIHKELVKHRDNGRAVLLISFELDEIFNLSDRIAVMHRGSLSGIVRPEETTAEEVGLMMAGMGGKNE
- a CDS encoding ABC transporter permease — translated: MSKLKIRFKDFNIAENNFIISFSAVLLGLIAGAVFIAISGTNPFSAFSYLFRGGLMNIERIGNTLATATILLFVGLSVSFAFKTGLFNIGASGQMLIGGLFATFIALNSSMPRPVLLLVLIIAAMIGGAIWAALPGLLKAVFNVHEVVSTIMMNWIAYWIVYYSVQAYLKTEFIETESRSIAVEHTLRAEWLSNLFGSEYINYGIFLGILGIILVKIILDKTTLGFELKAAGYNKSGAEYAGIKVNRNIIFSMMIAGALSGLAGLTYYAGYSLNMQIGVLPSQGFDGIAVALLGAGNSIGVALSSIFFGILHVGKGFMSANTNVPPEIADTIIAVIIYFTATSLLLKKFWSKIRKNKEKTVKEAN